A portion of the Syntrophus gentianae genome contains these proteins:
- the cax gene encoding calcium/proton exchanger has protein sequence MSGLSLLLNGMLLFVPVAVVLEHANPSGHVWIFIASGLAIIPLAGWMGRSTEEIASYAGEGIGGLLNATFGNAAELIIAVVALNGGLYDVVKASLAGSIIGNVLLVLGVAMLAGGVRFNVQNYNALAARSQAAMLTLAAIALMGMAVFRSQVGTGNAKLDTDLSVAIACVLLAVYALNLCFELITHKQLFVGEGGERKTAPRWSLRRSLLVLAGATVLVAWMSEILVGAIEPTTHSLGLNSIFVGVFVVAILGNAAEHATAVLAAMKNRMDLSLSISIGSSVQIALFVAPLLVLLSHIVGPAPMDLIFRPGLVFSVFFAILITAQVAGNGESDWLKGAQLIAVYLILGLLFFFAPTLPLVPSGSG, from the coding sequence GTGAGCGGCCTGTCTCTCTTACTCAACGGGATGCTGCTTTTTGTGCCGGTTGCGGTGGTGCTGGAGCACGCGAATCCATCGGGACACGTGTGGATCTTCATCGCTTCCGGTCTTGCCATCATTCCTCTTGCAGGCTGGATGGGGCGGTCTACCGAAGAGATTGCGAGCTACGCAGGGGAAGGGATCGGCGGCCTTCTCAACGCTACATTCGGCAATGCCGCGGAACTCATTATCGCAGTGGTCGCGCTGAATGGTGGGCTTTACGATGTCGTCAAGGCGTCGCTCGCAGGCTCCATCATCGGCAACGTGCTCTTAGTGCTCGGTGTGGCGATGCTGGCGGGCGGCGTGAGGTTCAATGTGCAAAACTACAACGCGCTGGCGGCGCGATCGCAGGCGGCGATGTTGACGCTGGCGGCCATTGCGCTGATGGGAATGGCAGTGTTCCGGTCGCAGGTTGGGACTGGAAATGCTAAGCTTGATACCGATCTCAGCGTAGCCATCGCTTGTGTACTGTTGGCCGTCTACGCGCTTAACCTTTGCTTCGAACTGATTACGCACAAGCAGTTGTTTGTGGGAGAGGGGGGCGAGAGGAAAACGGCTCCCCGGTGGAGCCTCCGGCGGTCGCTACTCGTCCTTGCCGGGGCAACTGTGCTGGTCGCCTGGATGAGCGAGATCCTAGTCGGCGCCATTGAGCCGACAACGCACTCTCTTGGTCTGAACAGTATCTTCGTCGGCGTATTTGTGGTCGCCATCCTCGGAAACGCCGCTGAGCATGCCACTGCCGTGTTGGCGGCAATGAAGAATCGCATGGATCTCTCTTTATCGATTTCCATTGGATCGAGCGTTCAGATCGCACTATTCGTCGCACCGCTGCTTGTGCTGTTGAGCCACATCGTTGGTCCTGCGCCGATGGACCTGATATTCCGCCCAGGCCTCGTTTTCTCGGTGTTCTTCGCCATCCTGATCACCGCCCAAGTGGCCGGCAATGGCGAGTCCGACTGGCTGAAAGGTGCACAGTTGATCGCCGTCTATCTTATCCTGGGGCTGCTCTTCTTCTTTGCGCCAACGCTCCCCTTAGTGCCTTCCGGTTCCGGATGA
- the leuC gene encoding 3-isopropylmalate dehydratase large subunit has translation MGMTITEKILCRHTDLNEVHPGMLINAKVDIALGNDVTAPLAIDEFRKAGGKQVFDRDKVVLIPDHFTPNKDISSAAQCKIMRDFAREQEITHYYEVGEVGVEHALLPEKGIVLPGDLVIGADSHTCTYGALGAFATGVGSTDLAAAMLTGEVWFKVPETIKFVLSGKLNPWVSGKDLILYIIGKIGVDGALYKAMEFTGETIAILTMADRFSIANMAIEAGGKNGIFAPDEVTEAYVKPRAKRPYTYYTSDPDAVYAQEMEIDVGGIEPQVAFPHLPSNTRGISEVGNVPLDQVVIGSCTNGRIEDLRAAAAVLKGRQADPRVRLIVIPATQEIYRTAMKEGLFDIFLDAHAAISTPTCGPCLGGHMGILAAGERSLATTNRNFVGRMGHPRSEVYLSNPVVAAASAVLGRIAGPDELT, from the coding sequence ATGGGAATGACCATTACGGAAAAGATCCTTTGCCGGCATACCGACCTCAACGAGGTCCATCCCGGGATGCTGATCAACGCAAAGGTGGATATCGCCCTGGGAAACGATGTAACGGCCCCGCTGGCCATTGACGAATTCCGCAAGGCCGGGGGGAAGCAGGTCTTTGATCGGGACAAGGTGGTCCTCATTCCGGACCACTTCACCCCCAACAAGGACATCAGCTCCGCCGCTCAGTGCAAGATCATGCGCGACTTCGCCCGGGAACAGGAGATCACCCATTATTACGAAGTCGGGGAAGTCGGCGTTGAACACGCCCTCCTGCCTGAAAAAGGCATCGTCCTGCCGGGAGACCTGGTGATCGGTGCAGACAGCCACACCTGCACCTACGGGGCCCTGGGCGCCTTTGCAACCGGCGTGGGCAGCACGGATCTGGCCGCCGCCATGCTGACGGGAGAGGTCTGGTTCAAGGTTCCGGAAACGATCAAGTTCGTTCTGTCCGGAAAGCTCAATCCCTGGGTCTCGGGAAAGGATCTGATCCTCTACATCATCGGAAAGATCGGCGTCGACGGCGCCCTTTACAAGGCCATGGAGTTTACGGGGGAGACGATTGCCATCCTGACCATGGCGGACCGGTTTTCCATCGCCAACATGGCCATCGAGGCGGGGGGCAAAAACGGCATCTTCGCCCCCGACGAGGTCACAGAGGCCTATGTAAAACCCCGGGCCAAACGCCCCTATACCTATTACACCTCCGATCCCGATGCGGTCTATGCCCAGGAAATGGAGATCGATGTCGGCGGGATCGAGCCCCAGGTGGCCTTCCCCCATCTGCCCTCCAACACGCGGGGAATCAGCGAGGTGGGCAATGTCCCCCTCGATCAGGTCGTCATCGGCTCCTGCACCAACGGCCGGATTGAAGATCTGCGGGCGGCAGCCGCCGTTCTTAAGGGACGCCAGGCCGATCCCAGGGTCCGATTGATCGTCATCCCGGCAACCCAGGAGATCTACCGGACCGCCATGAAGGAAGGTCTCTTCGACATCTTCCTCGACGCCCATGCGGCCATCAGCACCCCAACCTGCGGCCCCTGCCTGGGCGGCCACATGGGAATCCTTGCCGCCGGAGAACGGTCCCTGGCAACAACCAATCGGAATTTCGTCGGCCGAATGGGACACCCCCGCAGCGAGGTCTATCTGAGCAACCCGGTCGTGGCCGCCGCATCCGCGGTTCTGGGAAGGATTGCCGGTCCCGACGAATTGACATAA
- the truA gene encoding tRNA pseudouridine(38-40) synthase TruA produces MRKAGSSGERTGKGDSPPVKYKLTLEYEGTGYSGWQIQKNAKSIQGTLIRVAEKLLGSPVDIQGAGRTDAGVHALAQVAHLETTRKMPPRKLLENLNDALPSSINILRVEEADPLFHARHSAQLRSYLYVISGHRTAFGKRYVWWIRDHLELKKMQAASELFSGFHDFSSFADKRLDRQAATRVKVEATELQASGDLIFFRVTGSHFLWKMVRRMVGVLVEVGRENLSLSDVRKMLKGPSDEPARLTAPPSGLFLEQVFYEGDAPKPLALPIVPWFTIGQHLF; encoded by the coding sequence TTGCGAAAAGCGGGATCATCGGGTGAGAGGACCGGCAAGGGGGATTCGCCGCCGGTAAAATACAAGCTGACCCTGGAATATGAAGGCACAGGATACAGCGGCTGGCAGATACAGAAAAATGCAAAGAGCATCCAGGGCACGCTGATCCGGGTTGCGGAGAAGCTTCTCGGAAGCCCGGTCGATATCCAGGGGGCAGGCCGGACGGATGCCGGGGTCCATGCCCTGGCCCAGGTGGCGCATCTGGAAACGACCCGGAAAATGCCGCCTCGAAAGCTGCTGGAAAATCTGAACGACGCCCTTCCCTCCAGCATCAACATCCTGCGGGTGGAAGAGGCAGATCCCCTTTTTCACGCCCGTCATTCCGCCCAACTCCGCAGCTACCTCTATGTGATTTCCGGCCATCGCACCGCTTTCGGCAAGCGCTACGTCTGGTGGATCCGGGACCACCTGGAGTTGAAAAAGATGCAGGCTGCAAGCGAGCTCTTTTCCGGCTTCCACGATTTCTCTTCCTTTGCCGACAAACGTCTTGATCGTCAGGCGGCCACGCGCGTCAAGGTCGAGGCCACGGAGCTGCAGGCTTCGGGAGATCTGATCTTCTTCCGGGTAACGGGTTCCCATTTTCTCTGGAAAATGGTCCGCCGGATGGTAGGGGTTCTCGTTGAAGTGGGACGGGAGAATCTTTCTCTTTCGGATGTCCGGAAAATGCTGAAAGGACCATCGGATGAACCGGCCCGCTTGACGGCGCCGCCTTCGGGCCTTTTCCTGGAACAGGTCTTCTATGAAGGCGATGCCCCAAAGCCTCTTGCGCTTCCGATTGTGCCCTGGTTCACGATCGGCCAGCATCTCTTCTGA
- a CDS encoding 2-isopropylmalate synthase: MESTGKRIYIFDTTLRDGEQSPGSSMNPTEKLRIARQLEKMGVDIIEAGFPIASEGDFLSVQQIAREIRGAQIAGLARANNEDIDRAWEAIQEGANPRIHTFISSSDIHLKYQLRKSREQVLKEAIAAVERARSYTPNVEFSPMDATRTDRGYLCEMVEAVIAAGASTVNIPDTVGYAIPNEYGALIAHLVDKVPNISQAVISVHCHNDLGLAVANSLAAVLNGARQIECTINGIGERAGNTAVEEVVMALKTRKDLFGFSTGINTEKIYKSSRLLTQITGIPVQPNKAIVGANAFAHESGIHQDGLIKEKITYEIMTPQSVGISESHIVLGKHSGRHAVSEHLKKLGFNLTDGELKKVFVRFKELADAKKNVFDEDLEAIVYEEVFRAEDKYKLVYLNVVCGNVAIPTATMEMEVDKELVRDAGFGVGAVDATFHAIRKITGTNYHLLRYAVNAISGGTDAQGEVTVQLKFNGRNVVGHGADLDVIVASARAYINALNRLEFLKRDPNKIKPEYE; this comes from the coding sequence ATGGAATCGACAGGAAAGAGGATCTATATTTTTGACACCACGCTGCGGGATGGGGAACAATCCCCCGGATCCAGCATGAACCCCACGGAAAAGCTCCGGATCGCCCGGCAGCTGGAAAAAATGGGGGTGGATATCATTGAGGCCGGCTTTCCCATCGCTTCCGAAGGCGACTTTCTCTCCGTTCAGCAGATCGCCCGGGAAATCCGCGGCGCCCAGATTGCGGGCCTGGCCAGGGCCAACAACGAGGATATCGACCGGGCCTGGGAAGCCATTCAGGAGGGCGCCAATCCCCGGATTCACACCTTTATCTCCTCTTCGGACATCCACCTGAAGTATCAGCTCCGGAAGTCAAGGGAACAGGTCCTGAAAGAGGCGATTGCCGCCGTGGAAAGGGCGCGGAGCTACACACCCAACGTGGAATTTTCGCCCATGGACGCCACCCGCACCGACCGGGGTTATCTCTGCGAAATGGTGGAGGCGGTCATTGCCGCCGGGGCATCAACGGTCAACATCCCCGATACGGTGGGATACGCCATCCCGAATGAGTACGGCGCCCTGATTGCCCATCTTGTTGACAAGGTCCCCAATATTTCCCAGGCGGTCATCTCCGTACACTGCCATAACGACCTCGGCCTGGCCGTGGCCAATTCCCTGGCGGCCGTCCTGAACGGGGCCCGGCAGATCGAATGCACCATCAATGGCATCGGGGAACGGGCGGGCAACACGGCCGTGGAAGAAGTGGTCATGGCCCTGAAGACCCGGAAAGACCTCTTCGGTTTTTCCACGGGCATCAACACGGAAAAAATCTACAAGTCCTCCCGGCTGCTGACCCAGATCACGGGCATCCCGGTCCAGCCGAACAAGGCCATCGTCGGGGCAAACGCCTTCGCCCACGAATCGGGGATTCATCAGGATGGCCTGATCAAGGAAAAGATCACCTACGAGATCATGACGCCCCAATCCGTCGGCATCTCCGAATCCCACATCGTGCTCGGCAAACATTCCGGGCGTCATGCCGTTTCCGAACATCTGAAAAAATTGGGGTTCAACCTGACGGATGGGGAGCTGAAAAAGGTGTTTGTCCGCTTCAAGGAACTGGCGGATGCCAAGAAAAACGTCTTCGATGAAGACCTGGAGGCCATCGTCTACGAGGAGGTCTTCCGGGCCGAGGATAAATACAAACTGGTCTACCTCAACGTGGTCTGTGGCAACGTCGCCATCCCCACTGCCACGATGGAGATGGAGGTGGACAAGGAACTCGTCCGGGATGCCGGCTTCGGCGTCGGCGCGGTGGATGCCACCTTCCACGCGATCCGGAAGATTACCGGGACCAACTACCATCTGCTCCGGTATGCCGTCAACGCCATATCCGGGGGGACAGACGCTCAGGGCGAGGTGACCGTGCAACTCAAGTTCAACGGCCGCAACGTCGTGGGACACGGCGCCGACCTGGATGTTATCGTGGCCTCGGCCAGGGCCTACATCAACGCCCTGAACCGCCTGGAGTTCCTGAAACGGGACCCCAACAAGATCAAGCCGGAATACGAATAG
- a CDS encoding DUF3047 domain-containing protein — MKSRKAIGSLCLLFVLVFILTGSDPGLSEKTGYIPAARFTGYPARPGVPPGWVLDRTAGSPTLSLMKDGDAVFLHLISEGHSSFGIKKECRVDIRQYPYLTWRWRANRLPKGGDVRQGSRDDQALQLYIAFQPLGFPAKLKTPVIGYIWDNEAPKGWMGKSPKIGADKLRYVVSRNRTDRLDTWYTEKRNIYEDYRRLFKDVNGGEPKGLTSGIALYIDSQDTKSHAEGQIGEVYFSKR; from the coding sequence TTGAAATCCAGAAAAGCAATCGGCAGTCTCTGTCTTCTCTTTGTTCTTGTTTTTATCCTGACCGGATCGGATCCGGGACTTTCGGAAAAAACCGGTTACATCCCTGCCGCCCGCTTCACCGGATATCCGGCGAGACCAGGCGTCCCGCCCGGATGGGTTCTGGACAGGACAGCCGGCAGTCCCACCCTTTCCCTGATGAAGGATGGAGATGCGGTCTTTCTTCATCTCATCAGTGAGGGGCATTCCTCTTTCGGCATCAAAAAGGAATGTCGGGTTGATATCCGTCAGTACCCCTATCTGACCTGGCGCTGGAGGGCAAACCGCCTCCCGAAGGGCGGCGACGTCCGGCAAGGCAGCCGGGATGACCAGGCCCTGCAGCTCTACATCGCCTTTCAGCCCCTCGGATTTCCAGCAAAGCTGAAAACGCCCGTGATCGGCTACATCTGGGACAACGAAGCCCCGAAAGGCTGGATGGGTAAGAGCCCCAAGATCGGCGCGGACAAGCTTCGCTATGTCGTGAGCCGCAACCGGACCGACCGGCTGGATACCTGGTATACGGAAAAACGCAACATCTACGAGGACTATCGACGCCTCTTCAAGGATGTCAACGGAGGAGAGCCGAAGGGGCTCACTTCGGGAATCGCCCTCTACATCGACTCCCAGGATACGAAGAGCCACGCGGAAGGTCAGATCGGAGAAGTCTATTTCTCAAAACGCTGA
- a CDS encoding 3-isopropylmalate dehydratase small subunit, with protein MKFQGKVWKFGDNIDTDAIIPARYLNTFDPQALAAHCMEDADPDFPRKVGRGDIIVAGENFGCGSSREHAPIAIKAAGVSCVIAKSFARIFYRNAFNMGLPIFESAELYDRIAEGQSVTVDGDSGVILMEGAEASPLSIQPIPPFMQELIADGGLMKHLARKSRG; from the coding sequence ATGAAATTTCAAGGAAAAGTATGGAAATTCGGCGATAACATCGATACGGACGCCATCATCCCGGCCCGTTATCTGAACACCTTCGATCCGCAGGCCCTCGCCGCTCACTGCATGGAAGATGCCGATCCCGACTTCCCCCGGAAGGTGGGACGAGGGGACATCATCGTTGCCGGCGAGAACTTCGGCTGTGGGTCCTCCAGGGAACATGCCCCCATCGCCATCAAGGCGGCCGGCGTATCCTGCGTGATTGCCAAGAGCTTTGCCCGGATTTTCTATCGGAATGCCTTCAACATGGGACTGCCCATCTTCGAGTCGGCCGAACTGTACGACCGGATAGCAGAAGGACAGTCGGTGACCGTCGACGGAGATTCCGGGGTCATCCTTATGGAAGGCGCAGAAGCGTCCCCCCTGTCCATCCAGCCGATTCCCCCGTTCATGCAGGAATTGATCGCCGATGGCGGGCTCATGAAGCACCTGGCCCGCAAAAGCAGGGGCTGA
- a CDS encoding homocysteine S-methyltransferase family protein, with product MKSKEAIRRLLKKKILILDGAMGTELQKRGMPGGVCPELWCLENPDIIADVHKAYGQAGADIVYSGTFGANRYKLAQYGSADQVLEVNRELARLARRAVGQKIRVAGDISSTGHFVEPFGDLPFEEAVAAFSEQIRGLAEGGVDLFVIETMMDIQEARAALLAVKETCPAFTIVTLTYENGGRTLNGTDPISALITLQSLGADAVGCNCSTGPEAMLAFIEAMKPYATVPLAAKPNAGLPRLEGEETFFDMDAATFAAHGPAFAAAGVNLLGGCCGTTPDHIRFLAETLRNAPPRPPVRTALSAVSSARSYRLLTRNQPLVVVGERLNPTGKKALQQELLAGKMSLVRQMTREQEQQQADLLDVNVGVPGIDEEKAIRDVLALLATATELPLVIDSAKVETIETALRLYPGRALINSISGEKEKCERLLPLAARYGAMFILLPLADGEVPETADRRIAIVREVYGKARRFGFSKEDIVVDGLVMTAATNAQAPAETLKTISWITNRFQAGAILGISNVSFGLPERNWLNASFLAMAQLSGLTMAIANPSMEELMAIKRAADVLTAKDAQAAAYIAHFAGRAGSQGPAAAPATPASTPQSPEEKLRAAVLEGNREDIADLVEKALTAGQEPRKIVDDLLIPAIVQVGELFDRKIYFLPQLIASAETMKKALTVLEPRLQSSGIPEKAKGTIVMATVQGDIHDIGKNIVVLMLKNHGYEVLDLGKDVPTETILEIIRTKSPDVVGLSALMTTTMVSMKTAIEEARKEGLACPFLIGGAVVTRSYADAIGASYARDGVEAVRVVEQLLKNSKQKSLS from the coding sequence ATGAAGTCCAAGGAAGCGATCCGCCGTCTTTTAAAAAAGAAAATCCTCATCCTGGACGGCGCCATGGGAACAGAGCTGCAGAAACGGGGCATGCCCGGCGGGGTCTGCCCGGAACTGTGGTGTCTGGAAAATCCCGATATCATTGCCGATGTTCATAAGGCTTATGGACAGGCCGGCGCGGACATCGTCTATTCGGGCACCTTCGGGGCAAACCGCTACAAGCTCGCTCAATATGGCAGCGCCGATCAGGTCCTGGAAGTCAACCGGGAACTTGCCCGGCTGGCCCGCCGCGCGGTCGGTCAAAAAATACGCGTTGCCGGCGATATCAGTTCGACCGGCCATTTCGTGGAACCCTTCGGCGATCTTCCCTTTGAAGAGGCCGTCGCCGCTTTTTCGGAACAGATCCGGGGATTGGCGGAAGGCGGCGTCGATCTATTCGTCATCGAAACGATGATGGACATTCAGGAGGCCCGCGCCGCGCTTCTCGCCGTCAAGGAAACCTGTCCCGCCTTTACGATCGTCACCCTGACCTATGAGAACGGCGGCCGCACCCTGAACGGAACCGATCCAATTTCGGCCCTGATCACCCTCCAGAGTCTCGGCGCCGATGCAGTCGGCTGCAACTGTTCCACCGGCCCGGAAGCCATGCTCGCCTTCATCGAAGCCATGAAACCCTACGCCACCGTTCCCCTGGCGGCCAAGCCCAATGCGGGTCTGCCCCGGCTCGAAGGGGAAGAGACCTTCTTCGATATGGATGCGGCAACCTTCGCCGCCCACGGCCCCGCCTTCGCCGCGGCGGGCGTCAATCTGCTCGGCGGCTGTTGCGGAACGACACCCGATCACATCCGGTTTCTGGCCGAGACGCTGCGCAACGCCCCTCCCCGCCCGCCGGTCCGCACCGCCCTGAGTGCCGTCAGTTCAGCCCGGAGTTACCGTCTGCTGACCCGGAACCAGCCCCTGGTCGTCGTCGGCGAACGTCTCAATCCCACGGGGAAAAAGGCCCTGCAGCAGGAACTCCTCGCCGGCAAGATGTCCCTGGTCCGGCAGATGACCCGGGAGCAGGAGCAGCAGCAGGCCGATCTTCTGGATGTCAACGTCGGCGTTCCCGGAATCGATGAAGAAAAAGCGATCCGGGACGTCCTTGCCTTACTGGCAACGGCCACAGAGCTCCCCCTGGTCATCGATTCGGCAAAAGTGGAAACCATAGAGACGGCGCTGCGCCTTTACCCGGGACGGGCCCTGATCAATTCGATCTCCGGCGAAAAGGAAAAATGCGAGCGTCTCCTTCCCCTGGCTGCCCGCTACGGCGCCATGTTCATTCTGCTGCCTTTGGCCGACGGCGAAGTACCCGAAACCGCCGACCGGCGGATCGCCATTGTCCGGGAAGTCTACGGGAAAGCCCGGCGGTTCGGCTTTTCGAAAGAGGATATCGTCGTTGACGGCCTGGTCATGACGGCCGCCACCAACGCCCAGGCACCGGCGGAAACCCTGAAAACGATTTCCTGGATCACCAACCGCTTCCAGGCCGGGGCCATCCTGGGCATCTCCAATGTCTCTTTCGGCCTTCCGGAACGGAACTGGCTCAACGCCTCCTTTCTGGCCATGGCTCAACTCTCCGGACTGACGATGGCCATCGCCAACCCGTCCATGGAAGAACTCATGGCGATCAAGCGGGCGGCAGATGTGCTGACGGCCAAAGACGCTCAAGCGGCAGCCTATATCGCCCATTTTGCCGGAAGGGCAGGAAGTCAGGGACCGGCAGCCGCTCCGGCAACGCCAGCCTCAACGCCCCAGAGCCCGGAGGAAAAACTCCGTGCCGCCGTGCTGGAAGGCAACCGGGAGGATATCGCGGATCTGGTGGAAAAGGCCCTGACGGCCGGCCAGGAGCCACGGAAGATCGTCGATGACCTGCTCATCCCGGCCATTGTCCAGGTGGGAGAACTCTTCGACCGGAAAATCTACTTTCTCCCCCAGCTCATCGCCAGCGCCGAGACGATGAAGAAGGCCCTGACGGTTCTGGAACCCAGATTACAAAGCAGTGGAATTCCGGAAAAGGCCAAAGGGACGATCGTCATGGCCACGGTCCAGGGGGATATCCATGACATCGGGAAAAACATCGTCGTCCTGATGCTGAAGAATCATGGCTACGAGGTTCTCGATCTGGGCAAGGACGTCCCGACGGAAACGATCCTGGAGATTATCCGGACCAAAAGCCCCGATGTCGTGGGTCTGTCCGCCTTGATGACCACCACCATGGTCTCCATGAAAACGGCCATCGAGGAAGCCAGAAAAGAAGGACTGGCCTGCCCCTTCCTCATCGGGGGCGCCGTGGTCACCCGGTCCTACGCCGATGCGATCGGCGCATCTTACGCCCGGGACGGCGTGGAGGCGGTTCGGGTTGTCGAACAGCTCCTGAAGAATTCGAAGCAGAAAAGCCTGAGCTAA
- the pyrE gene encoding orotate phosphoribosyltransferase, translated as MSTPESRKQRLIEIILEKSFKYSEDPLFTLASGKKSAYYFNCKPTTLNPEGMNLIGGLLVDMLADAEVTAAGGLTLGADPLAAALAIISHQRGKPIKAFIVRKDVKGHGTKSALEGDVHAGERVVVLDDVITTGGSTITAIERVREAGLVVDRVIALIDREEGGRANIEALVPRVDAVLTRTEIMKFYSGKPSARP; from the coding sequence ATGAGTACGCCGGAATCCCGAAAACAGCGCCTGATTGAAATCATCCTGGAAAAATCCTTCAAATACAGCGAAGATCCGCTCTTCACCCTGGCCTCCGGAAAAAAGAGCGCTTACTACTTCAACTGCAAGCCCACGACGCTGAACCCGGAAGGTATGAACCTCATCGGCGGCCTGCTGGTGGATATGCTGGCCGATGCGGAGGTCACCGCTGCCGGAGGACTGACCCTGGGAGCCGACCCCCTGGCTGCCGCCCTGGCCATCATCTCCCATCAGAGGGGAAAGCCGATCAAGGCCTTCATCGTCCGCAAGGATGTCAAGGGACATGGGACGAAAAGCGCCCTGGAAGGGGACGTTCACGCAGGAGAACGGGTGGTCGTTCTCGATGACGTCATCACGACGGGAGGCTCGACCATCACCGCCATCGAGCGGGTCCGTGAAGCGGGACTCGTCGTTGACCGGGTCATCGCCCTGATTGACCGGGAAGAAGGCGGCCGCGCCAACATCGAGGCCCTTGTCCCCCGCGTCGATGCCGTCCTGACCCGGACGGAAATCATGAAGTTCTATTCGGGAAAACCTTCGGCGCGGCCCTGA
- the rtcA gene encoding RNA 3'-terminal phosphate cyclase produces MIEIDGSRKSGSGTIVRDAVSLSALALQDLSLTNIRAKRLPKPGLRAQHLRGIEAIADLCQGRLEGASIGARAIRFFPGRTIRGGRYAWDIGTAGSTTMLVLCVLPLALYADRPSCFHITGGLFQDFAPSVYSLQHVLLPLLKRMGAEIELRILRPGYVPQGQGRIVLDVKPLKRPLAPLNLTDPGKLLSIQGIALSSLLKERRVSDRMADECRKNLQAQGYSVSLELLYDTEESPVYEKPAAQAGAALAIWAKTDTGCLLGADCAGAPRRSSEYIGRKVARSLTEALQSGTALDVHVADQIIPFAALAEGWSSFSIPEVTDHIESRLWLVETFLGAKTELSNSTLRIRGIGYRKNPA; encoded by the coding sequence ATGATTGAGATCGACGGCAGCCGGAAATCCGGATCGGGAACCATTGTGCGGGATGCCGTTTCCCTTTCCGCCCTTGCTCTGCAGGACCTTTCCCTGACCAACATCCGGGCAAAAAGACTGCCGAAGCCGGGCCTGCGGGCTCAGCATCTCCGGGGAATCGAGGCCATCGCCGATCTCTGCCAGGGCCGCCTGGAAGGCGCATCCATCGGGGCCAGGGCAATCCGGTTCTTCCCCGGGCGAACGATCCGAGGAGGGCGATATGCCTGGGACATCGGCACAGCCGGTTCCACCACCATGCTTGTCCTGTGCGTCCTCCCCCTCGCCCTGTACGCTGACCGGCCTTCCTGTTTCCACATTACGGGAGGGCTCTTTCAGGACTTCGCGCCATCGGTTTATTCCCTGCAGCACGTCCTCCTCCCCCTTTTGAAAAGGATGGGCGCGGAAATCGAGCTGCGCATCCTCCGCCCCGGTTATGTCCCCCAGGGACAGGGACGGATCGTCCTTGACGTGAAGCCATTAAAGCGTCCACTGGCCCCCCTGAACCTTACCGACCCCGGAAAACTGTTGTCCATTCAAGGCATCGCCCTGTCGTCGCTGCTGAAGGAACGCCGGGTCTCCGACAGAATGGCCGATGAGTGCCGGAAAAACCTTCAGGCCCAGGGATATTCCGTCTCGTTGGAACTTCTTTACGACACGGAGGAAAGTCCGGTTTATGAAAAGCCCGCTGCCCAGGCGGGGGCAGCCCTGGCGATCTGGGCAAAGACCGACACGGGATGTCTGCTGGGCGCCGATTGCGCCGGGGCGCCGCGCCGAAGTTCGGAATACATAGGCAGGAAGGTCGCCCGGAGTCTGACGGAGGCCCTGCAGTCCGGCACAGCCCTTGATGTTCATGTGGCGGACCAGATTATCCCTTTTGCAGCCCTGGCCGAGGGCTGGAGTTCCTTTTCGATTCCGGAAGTCACCGATCACATCGAATCCCGGCTCTGGCTGGTGGAAACGTTTCTGGGGGCCAAAACGGAACTTTCCAATTCCACCCTGCGGATCCGGGGAATCGGATACCGCAAAAATCCCGCCTGA